A segment of the Amycolatopsis thermophila genome:
GACCCCAGCCGGATCCGGCACAAGCTCGCCGACCGGCGCCTGACCGGGTGGAAGGACCAGGGCGGGTGGCGGCTGCCGGCGTGGCAGTTCGCTGATCGCGGGGCCCTGCCGGGGCTGGACGTCGTGCTCGCCGCCGTGCCGGGCGACCAGCCGGCACTGGTCGTCGCGGCGTTCATGAACACCCCGCAGGACGACCTGGAGATCGGTGGCCGCCCGGCCACCCCGCGCCAGTGGCTGCTGGCCGGGGGCGACCCGGCGCCGGTCGCCGCGCTGGCCGCCACGCTCGGCACCCCGTTCTGAGGCCGTATCGCCCCTCATGGCCCGGTTGCCGCTCCCGCCGTCGCGGGCTGAACTCCTCGCTGCCCTGCGCCCGGACCCCGACATCGTCGACGTGCCACCGACGCGGCGCCTGGTCCGGATCTTCAGCGCCGGCGGCAACCACCCGCAGCGCTGGAACACGTTCCGCTACACCGGCCCGCTGCCGCACGGCCGGTTCGACCCGCAGCCGCCGCGCCGCGACGGTCGGCCCGCCGACGACCCGGCCAACGGCGTCCTGTACTTCGGGCTCACCGTGCGGACGAGCGTGGCGGAGGTGTTCCAGACGACGTCGCTGGTGGACCGCCGCACGCGCGGCCCGCGGCTGGTCGTGGTGCGCCCGACGCGGTCGCTGAGGCTGCTCGACCTGACCGGTCTCTGGCCGACGCGGGTCGGGGCCTCGCAGGAGATCTCCAGCGGGCCGAAGAAGATCACGCAGGCGTGGGCGCGGGCGATCCGGACGGCCTTCACCGACCTGGACGGCCTGTGGTACCGCTCGTCGATGGACGGCGGGCACCCCGCGCTGTGCCTGTGGGACCCGCCGGCCGGGAACGCGCTGCCGCTCGCGCCGGACGTGCTGCTGCCGCTCGATCACCCCGGTCTGGACGTGCCGCTGGGGCGGGTCTGCGAGGAGCTGAACTACGTGCTCCTCAACTGAAAGCACAGCGTGATCAGCCGTCCCGATCGCAGGCGCGGCCGGCGGCCCGAAGCCCGGATGTGCCGCTGGGGCGGATCCGCACCCGGCCCGCCCCAGCGGCGCCCGCATCAGGCCAGGTGCCGGGACCACCACTCGAGGACGGCGTCGAAGCGCTGGGCCCGGTGGCGCGGTTTGCCCGACCGGCTCAGTTCGTGGCCCTCGCCCGGGAAGAGCAGCATCTCGACCTCCGTGCCGTTGCGCTTGAGCTCCACGAACAGCCGCTGGGCCTGCTCGACCGGGCAGCGCCAGTCGTGCTCGGAGTGGACCACCGCGAACGGGATGCGGATCTGCGCGGCGTAGCTCAGCGGGCTCCGCTCGCGCTGCACCACCGGGTCGGCCCCCACGTAGGCCTCGGTGAAGAACCAGCCGATGTCGGAACTCCCGGTGAACGAGTCCCACGCGTTGACCGCGCGCTCGCTCCACGCCGCGCGGAACCGGGAACCGTGGTGGGCCGCCAGCCAGCTCGTCATGAACCCGCCGTAGGAACCGCCCATCACGCCGACCCGCGAGGAGTCCAGGTCGTCCCGCTCCA
Coding sequences within it:
- a CDS encoding DNA-binding protein, which gives rise to MTVALENVLAKAGLRIDAAEFLTLVEDAARRLSPPSPDPSSSLSEAQRAALGETGLDLSPRRDDEPDGRAPAVAAHAVLAESALTVAEAARRLEVDPSRIRHKLADRRLTGWKDQGGWRLPAWQFADRGALPGLDVVLAAVPGDQPALVVAAFMNTPQDDLEIGGRPATPRQWLLAGGDPAPVAALAATLGTPF
- a CDS encoding RES family NAD+ phosphorylase, which codes for MARLPLPPSRAELLAALRPDPDIVDVPPTRRLVRIFSAGGNHPQRWNTFRYTGPLPHGRFDPQPPRRDGRPADDPANGVLYFGLTVRTSVAEVFQTTSLVDRRTRGPRLVVVRPTRSLRLLDLTGLWPTRVGASQEISSGPKKITQAWARAIRTAFTDLDGLWYRSSMDGGHPALCLWDPPAGNALPLAPDVLLPLDHPGLDVPLGRVCEELNYVLLN